Within the Sarcophilus harrisii chromosome 2, mSarHar1.11, whole genome shotgun sequence genome, the region TCGGTTGAAGTAAACGCTGTAGGAGAGACCCAGACTCTTATCTCATTTGGACCTCTGTCCTCTTGATTAACAGTGCCGAGTCTCCCTTTCGGTCTGTCCCatttatttgggggaagggaatatagaaaagAATCAAACTGACCTCGTCCTGTGtcggaaaaaatttaaaaaataaataaagtcatatttctTCCTCTCCAAAGCCCTATTTTTGGTCCTCCAAAGAGGTGGTCATATCATAGGGGGTGGTTTCCAAGACCTGGACACACACGATTGACAATAAAGGTTACTCAAAAGATGAACTGGAAAAGTGGGAGGACTCGGGATAGATAGGAAGGGGGCGCGGAGGGTGGAAGAGAATGGCTAATGATCAAAAGATTAACTGGAAAGTAGGAGAGCGTGGGGCGCATGGCCTCGAGTAaataaaggggaaggagagattaGGAGAGCATGGGGAAAGCGGCATTTTACCTGCCAGACTGTTGTAACAGTCGATCTCTACGGCTTCCACCGTCTTGCTCTGCTCCTCGGTTAGGTGGCCCAGCTTGGCCCCGTAGGCGGTGGAAGGTGCCTGGGTGTCCTTGTCCCGCTCCTCCAGGGCAGGCAGCAATCCCTTGAGCTCCAGAAGCGCCCGGTGGTATTTGCCGATGGCTTCGCGGAATTTCTTGTCCTTGTAGCACTGCGCTCCCTGGTTCTTGAAATCCTGGGCTCTCTGGAGAAGCTCCCCGAGATCCACCGCCGCCCCAACTTGGCCCCGAGGGGCGCTAccagcgccgccgccgccgccgccgccgccgccgcccgcgcTGCCCAGGGCACAGGACTTCAGGGTCTGCTGCTGCCCATCCCCTGCCAGGCGGTGGCTGGCACTCAGCTTCGCTCCGCCCGAGCTGTTCCTCTCCATGCCCCAATCTCTGCAGTTACCGTGCCCAGGCTCGCCAGCTCACTGCGATCTTGCCAAGCCCTCCGGGATTCAGAAGCCCCAGAAGCGAGTCTCGGAGCGCCCAGTCTTTCCAGAAGCCGTGACACTCCTTGGATCTCTTTTGCCCCTTACTCCCATTCTTCTCTCCCGCGGCCAGAGACTGGCTCCTCTTTTTTCCTcgccctcctcctcttcctcctcctcctcgtcctcctccgcCCTCCTCTTCTActctcccctccccgcccccggatccccctcctcctccccctttcctccacccctccaGCAACCTGCGGGGCTGTGGTCGGCCTCCGCTGCCTTTATTGCTGTGGTGCTGGGGATCGCGAGTGTGATTAGAAGGATGATAATTATTGTTGACCCGGAAGGAGCTTGCACACCgttgagggagaagaaaaatgacaaagaaagccGAACTCTCTCCCATTCAATCCAACCTTCAAAGCAAGGtctggaaaagagggaaggaagaagggtggAGGGAgcagaggaggagaaggatgaaaaaataaaaataaaaacaaaacggGGGAGGGGAAGATGGCAACGCAAGGTCTACGTGTACACACAGTGAATCATATATAtacgtgtatgtatgtatatacatccatatatatgtatatgtgcctATACATATAAAGGTAGTTGGGTGGGGATGAGGGCAAGAGAAACAAGATCCATCACCTTGCTATTTGCAAGACCGTACAGtgttcttaaaggagaagtttcCAGTTTAGGGGTTCCGATTTGTGGCTAGGGTGTGAGTTTGCATATGCACATCTCTATGAAGTGGCTACCCAAGTAAGGGTAAACCGATTTATATCTAGGCGTCTCTGTGTGCCCCCTCTTCCCTTTGTGGGATAAACTGTGTCTCTAGAGATTTCCTCAGAATCCTTGACTTTAGAACTATTAATGTTGCTTATCAGTGGTTCTGCTTTTGAAAGTGTTTTGGTTTCCCATCTCCATAGACACTGTCCAGGATCACATCCGTATTAGGGAGCATCCCATCTCCACAGACTATCCTTAGTCTCTTGggaaagttttaaattaaatatgatgTTCCCTGATATGGATGTaacaccactactactaccaccaccatttATATGGAGTTTCAGAGTTTTCAAAGGGTTTTCATATTTATTGTCCCTTTTgatctcataacaaccctgtgtaGCATTACAGAACAGACATGGTTGTGGGCAGAAAGGAAATGGGGCCACAGCTGAGTTCAGCAGCagagcacatagtaggcacaaaaaataatttgttgattGCTCAAGATCATAGAGCTAAATGGATGCCAGGCTAGCCTAGAATGAAGGCTTGCAGGTGGgaactaacttttttttcccttggaggaAGCTGTCATGTTAGAATTATTATTAGCATCATTATGTTAATTgttaatagtaatagcaataacaGCCTACATTTATAAACACTTTCCCCTACTAAAATTTCAATGCCTCATCATAGCTTGGAGGTGAACCTACGTTCTTAAAGGCTAGGGCAACAGAGCACAGGCCCTGGCAAGTCCAACTGAATCTGAAAGCTTCAATTATGGGCAGTGATGGATTGGATGTCTTTTGTCCCAATACCAGGAGACCAGCTAAATTTAGAGAGATTCTTTACCAGGGTGACTACAAAGCAATAAATTTTTCAGTCACAATAGTGCCAGAAAACCAGTTAGATCAGGGCGTCTTGGAAGCTCActgtacttggaatcaggaggataaGTTCAAACCCTAGCTCAGATTTTAGTGTGTATCTcagggcaagccatttaatctctcagtttcactgtcctcatctataaaaggaggataaaaagagcATTTCcttcccaggattattatgagaatgaaacgacataatatttgtaaataatttttcagaCCTTAAAGAAATATGTTAAGGACTATGCGTAAATGAAGGGGCAGGCCAGTTCTctgaaagcctccacagctgtgaatgataacacttgaaggagactgggaaggaaataaattggagaaaagagggaagaggagaaagaggtcATTGAactgcaactgcctctcaatctccttgtatcatcatcaatcctcctcctcctcctcctcctcctcctcctcctcctcctcctcctccttctcctcctcccttcacaGAGATCCAttccacaggtctgagttagacctccagcagccactggcaggtggctcccgtatcacaacagaaatatatacttgttagtcattattattatccaaTAAGTAATAAAGAGTTTGGGATTTATATCCAGATGGATGGAGAGTAGCCACACTAACAATCTCACAGATCCTTGAAGTGTTCAAGCATATTAGCCCTTTAcagctacaaaacactttactATTTCACgattttcattttatgttcacAAAAACCTTTTGAGACATGTAATAGGAAAGTGTTATCATTTCCATTGTACAAGTAGCAcagtctcagagaagttaagtgacttacttgaaATCACACAACTACTCATTTCTATGAGGTCTTTTGACTTCAAGCCCAACAAGCTTTCTATGCCTTCCCCCCcatccacattagtcatgtgaaagaagaaacaacaaaaaggaaaactctctctctctctctctctctctctctctctcacacacacacacacacacacacacacatacacacacatacacacacagagtgaaaatagtatgcttctatctgcattcagactccttatttctttctctggatgtggatagcattttccatcatgagttccCCAACCCACTTTGTACAACTTTAGTGGAGAACAAAGGTAAGAACTTGGAGACTGAGTACGAGTAAGAGCTTTGAATTTTTCACTGCGAAAGAGGATTAAGGATACAGGAAGAAATATTGAGGCATAATGTTGGAAAATTCAACCCTGGGATTTGGCTAATGACAGAGCCAAAAGATGAATTAGGGCTGCCAGGTCATAGACATTTTAAAGGCAAGAAgcccagaaaagaaaaaggagttaaaaaaaaaaaagctttttgtttcCCACAATGCTTTCACTTAATGGTCTAGAAGTTAGTTCTTAGGTTTTAAGTTTGAGAAAATGAcagcaaaatataaaatctattatgTTATGTACATTGAACACAAGGATAactcatatttttgtatattagcTCTACAATTTAGAAATCGCTTTCTTTTGATCACCCTCTGAGGTGACAGTGTTAAAattcctgttttttaaaaaatagatttatggTTCAGGTGGCTGgatgattttttccaattatgcATTTATGCTCACAcaagatacaga harbors:
- the TTC9 gene encoding tetratricopeptide repeat protein 9A, which gives rise to MERNSSGGAKLSASHRLAGDGQQQTLKSCALGSAGGGGGGGGGGAGSAPRGQVGAAVDLGELLQRAQDFKNQGAQCYKDKKFREAIGKYHRALLELKGLLPALEERDKDTQAPSTAYGAKLGHLTEEQSKTVEAVEIDCYNSLAACLLQAELVNYERVKEYCLKVLKKEGENFKALYRSGVAFYHLGDYDKALYYLKEARSRQPTDTNVIRYIQLTEMKLSRCSQREKEAL